The sequence below is a genomic window from Dermacentor albipictus isolate Rhodes 1998 colony chromosome 2, USDA_Dalb.pri_finalv2, whole genome shotgun sequence.
AGGCATGATAAGCTATAAAATAGGTAAacacgaaagacgggtggcgttGGTGTGCCTTGAAATTCCCGCAGGAGCAGGCCGTGACGTCATAAATTTTGATGGTATATGCTCGGGCCACCTAACCCAAATGTCCGCTATATTGCAATCTAAAGGAGCcaagtacatacatacatacatacatacatacatacatacatacatacatacatacatacatacatacatacatacatacatacatacatacatacatacatacatacatacatacatacatacatattttcaATTAGGATATCAAACCAGCCGAAGTCCCAACGGCTTCAAAGGTAGACAGTAGGGACCTGCTATTCTATCACTTCAGAAAGTTCGtcaaataatgaaacaaaacaatTCACTCATAAAAAGACATCAAAATGACTAAACTTTACAGGAACACTTTCTGCTCCAGAACGGCCAAACTCATCACGAGAAGTTATGTTGAAATATGTTACCTCCCAATGACATACCGTCGCAAAGTTTCAGCActaatatagaaaaaaaattcaaaatttggCCTTCGTTTTCATCTCTAGTAAACGTTCTCTTAcagtaaaatttaaaaaatatggGGCTTTGAAATAATTGTTTGTGACTCTAAATTTATCTATCCTTCTTCTTTAGAGTGATGTGCACTGACTGGGGGTAGACTGCGCACATCACAGTGATATGCATATACGAATAATTTGTACTTTATGCACGAAACAAGCATAGACTACACAATACTGCAACATGGGACTGATACAGAGAACTTGAGTATACATGCTTTGCAAGGCAAACGAGAAATAGAAAGCGAAATATGCATATGTAGCTTGTACAACTCCTTTAGTCGCAAACATGTAAAAAAGAGAAGGTGAGAAAATGCCCAGGCAGTAGAaccaaagaaataaaagaaagcccGCACACACTTGGATCTGCGTCATTCCATGTCAAGGTTTTCACAGTTGACACATCGTCCTGCTGCGCGTTCAGACGAACAAACAGGCATTCCCCTCATGTTTCTGGCAAGAAAAGGCATCTGCGAACTCGCTGACGTTCGCTGCCAGGCTACACAGCCCCTTTCCATCCGGGTCATCGCAGAAGTGGCTGCAGTAGCTCACGAAAAACGTCTGCGTCTCCGAGAGTATCTCAAGCCCGCGGATCTTCTGCGGCAAGTGGTCCCTCCTGGAGCTTTTCCTGAGCGCGTCCAGTGCCAGCTCGAGCGCAAACAAATCGGATATTTCCCGTTTTTCGTGCTGCGACTCAGCCAGGTCCCATGTGCAGTTCTGCACTTTTTGCCACCAGTCGCTCTCGCGCCCTATGTAATTGAAGCGCCTCCCATGCTCATCCACGGTTCTCACCAATGCTCTGGCCAGCTGGAACCCCAGTCCGCTGTACGTCATAGCGCGCGTGCCATCCTTCAAGTACGACGGCGGGTAGACAGCCCACAAACTGATGCGCATCCAGTTGAGACCGTAAACGTAGAGGACGTCACTCAGACGCCAGCGGTAATTTGTGGTCATGAGACTTCCGTAGTAACGGCTGGTGAGAGCCGTCCTCAGTGCCTTCCTCGACTTTGTCCAGATTGCAAAAAAGTTgttctgttgcgccggaaagCTGTCGTACATGACGTCGAGCATGTCCAGGTAGAAGAAAGGCTCCGGAGGCCAGAAGTGTCGCCCCGTTGTCGTCTGAATCTTGGCTGCAGCCATGCCCTTGGTGGAATTCGACACGCTACGAGAGTTTCCGATGGCGTCCATGAGCGCGAAAGACGTCCACTTCAGGACGTCGGAGATCTTGTGGCGCTCGGGCGCGGGAAACTCGCGCGTGAACGAGGCGGCCAAGTGAGCGAGACCGAGCCACTCCTGCACGGTGAAGAAGCAGAGCGAGTATGTCCTCATTCCCTCGGTACCCATGTTAGGGAAATCATCTAAGGCTGGCGTCGCGGTCCATGCGTAGACGTAAGCGAACATCCAGCCCGTCACATTAAGCGCACTGGCTGCCGTGATGGTACCGAACAACCTGAATATTCGGCTGAAGTACGGTTCGTTCAACAGCAGGACTTGCGTGTGCGAGGAAATGTTGAAGTCATTGCTAAGGTGCTTCGTGAGCAGCGTCATCCACTCTGCTGACGAAATCACTTTCGTCACGTCGCCGACCTTGTGTAGAGGCACCACCAGGTCGTGCTGCTCAGCTGCGTCGAGGGACAGTACGGTGTTGCGAATGAGAGTTTCGTCGCGACGCagttcctcgacgtcttcgtcatCCAGCATGAGCGAGCCATTTGTCAACAACTTTGACATGCTGCGAACGAAGGCCGCGTACGCGTCGTCATCCAGTGTAGACAGCTGCCGCATTCTCTGCCACGCCAGCGCTCCCATCTCGCTGAAGCTGACGGCGAAGGAGCCGTCAATGTCCAAGTATGCGGCGCTCACGTCGAACCACAAGGTGACTCTCCAATTGATGGAGAGGTCTAGCAGAACGTCGAATAACTCAAGCAGTCCCGCGTGCTTTGCTCGGAGGGCCTGCGCCGGCCAGGAGATTCCGCGGTCTGCCATGAACTCTGCAAAGTCTTCGATGGCTTCGCTCATGCCCGACCTGTCGGCACATCTTTTGAGGGCGATAAGTGCCTTCAAGGTGGTCGTTGGAGTGTAGCTCCCCTCAAGTCCTGGCCGGAGCAGCATGTGTAACACCTGCGTCAGGCGTAGTTATCGGCATTAGAGAATATACAGAATTCGAAGGTATGAGACCACGCCTCGGACATAGCGCGCTGACAACAACTGCGGCACCATTTTATGTCTCAGACACCGGATTATGAAAGACGTCATAATGGAGAACTGACCTCCCGAGGCTATCTAGTGCAACGCGCGCTGAAATCTTAGTATACACGGGTCTTCTTGAATTCCCCAACAGGAACGAGCCTGCCGCTGCCGGTGAATGACCTTGCGACTTGGCGCTCCGCAGCAACATGCCCGCAGAGCCATCGTGGCGTATCTGCTATCCTGCACCTCAGTACATCTATACCGTGTGGCTTTCAATGCGAAGCATTGTGTGCGGACTTAGGGCGTTTTGAGTGTGTATGTCTATCTAGCCTCCTAGCTGGTGGGGCTGGTGGTGCCTGCCAACTTGAGCTGCTGGGTATATACTCATGTTCGCAATGTCAGCGTGATCGCGGCATCGTCATAATTCGAGCTCCATCATCTGATTCTCGCCTGTGATTCTAGCCTGCCCCGAGCCAGCTGGCGCGCGTTAATAGATCCAAGCATGTTGGTTGCGGAACACCGGGTGATGGTTGCCTCCGTACGAACTGCGATTCAAAAGCAAGTATATAACCGCCCCGTGCCCGACAACCGCCTCCTGATGCTCACAAAGAATCCATTGGGAGACCGCAGCTTCGTCGAGAACTGCGTCAACTCGGAGTTCCTCAGTGGTTTACTTGAGCACCTCGAGGATGGCGTACTACTGGGGTACTACTTGGCGCAGAGGAAGGGCAATGTGTTCGCAATGGTCGAACAGCTAGGCAAGCCCACGTTATTTATGACCCGCAGCATGTCCGAGgtcgacgatgagcgcctgcttGAAGCCATCGAGAGAGTCTATAAGAAGCTGGTCGAGACGCGCCGCCGCAGCGTTGGTGCCATAGTCAGCTACTGCAGAGTGATTCGCATAAATTATATTCCCACAGTtggtgggatctgcataattttttctttagctgcaccaaagctttaaaaattgcctCTGGCACATGGCTCAATTTTAATATTTGAGCGAAATTACACGAcgaggcagccattacttctacgagaaaccagaatgcttaattgaataattaacacaaCTACACTAAACAACTTTctaactaattactttatggcgCATATTTCAATCAACGGATTATGGAAAATGAGTTTGCAAGGTGTGTCCACAGGGAACGAATCTCAGGAGCTACGCCAGTTTCGAGATCATTTGTAATGTACCCGACGAAATACATTGGCATTCCAGATACTtttttgcttcaatgcataatAATAGCGTTTTcataaaaaagtaagtggaacaacaatgcatttGTATCGCGTGTTTGACGGCCCACATACCgtaactggtgccatcctcagaatctgtttcaagtcgatatgccttgcaaacttacTAACTACAATTCGTATAGTGAGATATGTACCGTAATGTAATTAATAGAGTTACCTTGTGCAATTATGTTATTTCTTCAaatgaacattttgatttctcgcagAAATAATGGCCGCCTTATCGAGCAATTTAGCTGAAGGGTTAagattgtgctatctgccaaaggcaCATTTAAATTTTTTGGCAGTTTAAAAAGGACACAGTATATACCGATGAAAAGTGAACTGGAAAGTCAAACTTAATTCGGTCTTTGTCGTGATGCATGTCGTGGTGGTAGAACCAAAGACAGCTATTTATGGCGTAAATTACCGGAACTGGTTGGAAATGCGACCGAAATAATTACTGCTGCTCCGCGGCGGGCGCGTAAGCAAATCACGGCTGACCACGGTATCGACAAATCGGACGTATTGGCTCGCTGATCTTATAAGTGGTGATTCGGACGAATACACAAACTCGCCCGACATTCTGCAGCAGGCGACACTGCATTGGCGGCTATATAAAGGTGCAACGACGTGGTTAATGGGCATATCAGAGTTTTGCATCGCAACAAAAAATATAAATGGTAATATGGTATCTAATCAtagcaaagtgaaaaaaaaaataggagaggAAAAAGAACAAAGACATTATTGCTGAACGTGCTATGTCTCgcctttttcatgttcctgtgctacCCTCTGCCGCACGCCGGTGGAAACGTTTTTGGAAGTCTGCTGGGGCCTTCCGCCTGGCGATTTGTGCGCGAGCGCCAATGATGAGTGTGCGCCGGTTGCGTGTTCCCTGGATCGCGTTCAATTATTATTGGCTTCTCGAGGAGGACAACACATTTTTGCGATAACATTCATATGGACACTCCCAGGCGCATTTCGGCAGTctccgttgccgtgatgttccgtataatgtccaagggcgataaccgccgccgcgcgccctattagccccgagaacgaactacaggagcgctgcgagcgccgctcgcgtgacgtcaggggaaggactcgcgcctgtcgtctgctacagttcgggcggtgtccgggcgctttctgcggtgttttcatttgctcgccctcgttctctctgcttgtatacttatggcgggcTTCTcgaatatatttttacgacgactacatttgcgaaaatttattcaaagagcttatttcttagacgacaatgcagctctcgaatgcaacgctacagtgccagccaaaggagcgcagaccagcccattgcgggtttttcaatcgacaaccgcaaaaatatagaaaataagaatccaggTATGAtgccatacctgccgcggtgcaacaagtatgtcacagacGCTGGACATATGTggcttctacaacagttacagtccgctaaaactggtttgctcacgacgagtagttcatggtgtaatgtcaaatttttatgcgaagcatattacgagagctcaacccagctcctcaggcgcggcggtgtcgccttcaataccacgtgacaccgtgacgtcacgacagaggagaaacggggctccaactcgcgccatcgctcgcggcgtcgcggcggtatataagcagctgcgcttgcctctgctagacactcacgaggtgagatgcctcctggagacagagctgctcattggaatgagaagcgaaggttgcggctaCAGAgtctgattttctaggtggctttggctcaactcttgcaagatgggctgggtggtaatcgaaccagggtctccggagtgtgagacggagacgctaccactgagccacgagtacgatgcttcgaagcggtagaaaagcacctctagtgaatgcggtgttgccttcgaaacgagctgtttctcaggcgtgcgtcgcttgctcaggcgcacatttcgttgccgcgccgaacgctgcgttgctcgacgctcaccgcgtccaatgcggggcgcgtagtcgctgcgccgtagcccattgtcttacatcccttggcgggtcgacgggaacgctgtcgcgttccactcttgaaggcgaagcagagtaacgcatgagttgtttcttcgtctagccgaaccaaatatagccaagcaacagcagttcaccaggctaaacagtggttcaacaactaaaataaaggctagtatgcttcgcatcctgggcttaaccttagctaagccacagccaattttttttgcgtttcttcacagaaacgctcggcagtaacacgaggacttaactaatactgcagttaggttctacaagcacaacttgcttctttgagtGCTCCTTAAAATTAGGCGCTTCTTCACGTGTTTCTTTTAAGCGGCGGTAAtatgaagtaaagctaatgaaggcttacgtctatcTACAGAATACATAATGGAATGTACAactatatattcccttttctgtgctacacgttcaactcacttgagaaatttactggtgtttgttgcttaaggaatatacatgacgaatttgtttggcgaactgacacaagctgctcggcccaaattatttagagaaatttgccttttgggccgtatggctgcagccagaaagaagtcgaagcgtcaatcattagtagcatgggacatattgaagatataattcctctgtggagggtcaaaaatcaaatgaatatatatgtaagtcttgtggcgttttctttatgaatgtttgcgattggattgcagcaaactttattttgcctgcagttaggcgaggttctcttttatgtaccgacgaagcgaatagttctccgtttgcataattaaacaacgctggatcgagaatggtgagacagaaagtgcttgaattttccttttctaggcaatctaagctgcgctgtagtagctcgataatattttagccattccaatagGAGCTGTAAAataatgctttatggtttcaattagAAACtttagtgaactgatgggtttcacgaacaaagcatgcctcgccataccgacagtcggttgctaccgctGCGTGCTACCATTGCGTGATGGGTGCGCCATATTGTCGAtgaaggctactgagggccactgtGAAACATTTAATCGCTTGCCATTGATTGGCTCTccatcttaacaacgaaacttttctctgaGGTGGTTGCTACTATGGTGtctgtgaattaactatgtaaatactctacatgacgcgccgtcatgttagcagccatgagcgtttcgttttttggaggcctgtttcagagaggggtgaaactagcagcaaacattttcataaaaaCTGGGTGCTAAcgctttcttttacgcattaataaatggccacATTTGGcaagaacaactcaccagagtaataagaatcatgatgacagcttcgctgggcaatgtctttctaacagggataacatgctgacgccaattacca
It includes:
- the LOC139055630 gene encoding neprilysin-like isoform X1, translating into MRASSDSSLSDEGPSCSTSAAAQVSGRRSGPPAPLDEPASRGSRSPSPPTMCCLLGAHFATRARRNILSPQEVASLEEEPTRSRSLAPDQPEPRSRCMFADTVGFHEQRSLLRRNASLKRVRWLDLPSSYTRERFQDRGTSPCGSGRRPHCVRCHSPSSRESRQDFERLRLPEGHVRNRELRCLAPRIVSQSSHRSQVSSTSIVSWVPTVIRVEKRSVLKVMLYSAVFLCLVVIAAFVLVLAHKVPAYAARKEHVCSTGGCLEHARSLLSTLNASVDPCHDFYMYVCGGDDPASSPGDALDRFYGSKVLHMLLRPGLEGSYTPTTTLKALIALKRCADRSGMSEAIEDFAEFMADRGISWPAQALRAKHAGLLELFDVLLDLSINWRVTLWFDVSAAYLDIDGSFAVSFSEMGALAWQRMRQLSTLDDDAYAAFVRSMSKLLTNGSLMLDDEDVEELRRDETLIRNTVLSLDAAEQHDLVVPLHKVGDVTKVISSAEWMTLLTKHLSNDFNISSHTQVLLLNEPYFSRIFRLFGTITAASALNVTGWMFAYVYAWTATPALDDFPNMGTEGMRTYSLCFFTVQEWLGLAHLAASFTREFPAPERHKISDVLKWTSFALMDAIGNSRSVSNSTKGMAAAKIQTTTGRHFWPPEPFFYLDMLDVMYDSFPAQQNNFFAIWTKSRKALRTALTSRYYGSLMTTNYRWRLSDVLYVYGLNWMRISLWAVYPPSYLKDGTRAMTYSGLGFQLARALVRTVDEHGRRFNYIGRESDWWQKVQNCTWDLAESQHEKREISDLFALELALDALRKSSRRDHLPQKIRGLEILSETQTFFVSYCSHFCDDPDGKGLCSLAANVSEFADAFSCQKHEGNACLFV
- the LOC139055630 gene encoding neprilysin-like isoform X2; amino-acid sequence: MRASSDSSLSDEGPSCSTSAAAQVSGRRSGPPAPLDEPASRGSRSPSPPTMCCLLGAHFATRARRNILSPQEVASLEEEPTRSRSLAPDQPEPRSRCMFADTVGFHEQRSLLRRNASLKRVRWLDLPSSYTRERFQDRGTSPCGSGRRPHCVRCHSPSSRESRQDFERLRLPEGHVRNRELRCLAPRIVSQSSHRSVSSTSIVSWVPTVIRVEKRSVLKVMLYSAVFLCLVVIAAFVLVLAHKVPAYAARKEHVCSTGGCLEHARSLLSTLNASVDPCHDFYMYVCGGDDPASSPGDALDRFYGSKVLHMLLRPGLEGSYTPTTTLKALIALKRCADRSGMSEAIEDFAEFMADRGISWPAQALRAKHAGLLELFDVLLDLSINWRVTLWFDVSAAYLDIDGSFAVSFSEMGALAWQRMRQLSTLDDDAYAAFVRSMSKLLTNGSLMLDDEDVEELRRDETLIRNTVLSLDAAEQHDLVVPLHKVGDVTKVISSAEWMTLLTKHLSNDFNISSHTQVLLLNEPYFSRIFRLFGTITAASALNVTGWMFAYVYAWTATPALDDFPNMGTEGMRTYSLCFFTVQEWLGLAHLAASFTREFPAPERHKISDVLKWTSFALMDAIGNSRSVSNSTKGMAAAKIQTTTGRHFWPPEPFFYLDMLDVMYDSFPAQQNNFFAIWTKSRKALRTALTSRYYGSLMTTNYRWRLSDVLYVYGLNWMRISLWAVYPPSYLKDGTRAMTYSGLGFQLARALVRTVDEHGRRFNYIGRESDWWQKVQNCTWDLAESQHEKREISDLFALELALDALRKSSRRDHLPQKIRGLEILSETQTFFVSYCSHFCDDPDGKGLCSLAANVSEFADAFSCQKHEGNACLFV